The nucleotide sequence AAAAGTCACTATACATACTTTTGCTACTATAATTTTGATAGTGTAAAAAATAAAATAAAATGAACATCACAGAAATTTTGAACAATCGTTACTCCGTAAAAGAATTCGATGCCACTAAAAAAATCTCAGATTCAGACTTTGAACAAGTAAAGGCTTTATTGCGTTTGAGTCCTTCAAGTGTAAACCTACAGCCTTGGCATTTTCTGATTGCCGACACCCAAGAAGGCAAAGAACGAATTGCAAAAGGCACGCAAGGCTTTTTTCAGTTCAACACCCCCAAGGTTTTGGACGCATCGCATGTTATCGTCGTTGCCGCAAGAACGGATGCAGACAAAGCCTATATGAGCAGCATTTTGGAACAAGAAGATAAAGATGGCCGATTTGCCGCCCAGGAATTTAAAGATCAAATGCATGGCGGACGTATGTTATTTGCCGACATACACA is from Zobellia galactanivorans and encodes:
- a CDS encoding oxygen-insensitive NAD(P)H-dependent nitroreductase NfsB, which translates into the protein MNITEILNNRYSVKEFDATKKISDSDFEQVKALLRLSPSSVNLQPWHFLIADTQEGKERIAKGTQGFFQFNTPKVLDASHVIVVAARTDADKAYMSSILEQEDKDGRFAAQEFKDQMHGGRMLFADIHKYDLKDLPHWMEKQVYLNMGSLLLGVAVLGIDAVPMEGIDVKALDEEFGLREKGYTALAVVSLGYRKDTDFNSKLPKSRFPEETIITQL